The Roseofilum casamattae BLCC-M143 genome has a window encoding:
- a CDS encoding GNAT family N-acetyltransferase, giving the protein MEIKPYKAHYLQAIIHLSLRAWTPVFKSIKQVMSDEVYAAFYPDRWQTSQQEAVAELCTAADSNIWVATEGDRPLGFVAVKLYSENSMGEIYMLAVDPDFQGRGIGTALAEFALDWMREAGMSVAMVETGGDIGHDPARHTYEKIGFELLPIARYFKKL; this is encoded by the coding sequence ATGGAGATTAAACCCTACAAAGCTCATTATCTACAGGCGATTATTCATCTGTCACTTCGAGCTTGGACTCCAGTGTTTAAGTCAATTAAACAAGTAATGAGCGATGAGGTTTATGCTGCTTTTTATCCCGATCGCTGGCAAACGAGTCAGCAAGAAGCGGTTGCAGAGCTTTGTACTGCGGCAGACAGCAACATCTGGGTGGCAACGGAGGGCGATCGCCCCCTTGGCTTTGTCGCTGTTAAATTGTATTCTGAGAATAGCATGGGCGAAATCTATATGCTTGCTGTCGATCCGGATTTCCAAGGTCGCGGCATTGGTACGGCTTTAGCCGAATTTGCCTTAGACTGGATGAGAGAAGCGGGAATGTCTGTCGCAATGGTAGAAACGGGAGGCGATATCGGTCACGACCCGGCTCGTCACACCTATGAAAAAATTGGATTCGAGCTATTACCGATTGCCAGGTATTTCAAGAAACTCTAG